Proteins from a genomic interval of Chryseobacterium indologenes:
- the gmk gene encoding guanylate kinase, with translation MDKVIIFSAPSGSGKTTLVKHSLETFPELKFSISCTTRQPRVSEVHAVDYHFLSPDEFRQKISEGAFVEYEEVYTDKYYGTLKSEVEKIWNQGKVVIFDVDVKGGISLKKYFGEKALSIFIEPPSIEELERRLVSRNTDDAETIKTRVEKAEEEMSYAGEFDKIVINTDLDVAKKEIESLIKSFISN, from the coding sequence ATGGATAAAGTAATTATATTTTCAGCACCATCAGGGAGCGGAAAAACTACATTAGTAAAACATTCTTTGGAAACATTTCCTGAACTGAAATTTTCAATTTCATGTACTACGAGACAGCCAAGAGTAAGTGAAGTTCATGCCGTGGATTATCATTTTTTATCACCTGATGAATTCAGACAAAAAATATCAGAAGGTGCTTTTGTAGAATATGAAGAAGTGTATACTGACAAATATTACGGAACTTTAAAATCTGAGGTAGAAAAAATCTGGAATCAGGGAAAAGTTGTTATTTTTGATGTAGATGTGAAAGGAGGTATTTCTCTAAAAAAATATTTTGGTGAAAAAGCTTTATCAATTTTTATAGAACCACCTTCCATTGAAGAATTGGAACGAAGATTGGTTTCAAGAAATACCGATGATGCAGAAACCATTAAAACCCGTGTAGAAAAGGCAGAAGAAGAAATGTCTTACGCCGGCGAGTTTGACAAGATCGTGATCAATACCGATCTGGATGTAGCTAAAAAAGAAATAGAAAGTTTAATAAAAAGTTTTATCAGTAACTAA